One genomic window of Bradyrhizobium sp. CCGE-LA001 includes the following:
- a CDS encoding ABC transporter ATP-binding protein, which translates to MTDTFEATHAKPAVVPAPPLLSVRNIEVVYDDVILVLRGLSLDVPKGAIVALLGANGAGKSTTLKAISGLLKTEDGEVTRGEILFDGDRINGIDPDKIVRRGIFQVMEGRRIVADMTSLENLRLGAFTRRDREVDADLDMVFNYFPRLKERTGLAGYLSGGEQQMLAIGRALMARPKMILMDEPSMGLSPLLVKEVFSIIQKINRDLGVTILLVEQNARAALSVASHGYIMEQGKVVLDGTADELRDNEDVKEFYLGGAGDQRKSFKNLKSFKRRKRWL; encoded by the coding sequence ATGACCGACACCTTCGAAGCAACCCACGCCAAGCCGGCCGTCGTCCCCGCGCCGCCCCTCCTCAGCGTGCGCAACATCGAGGTCGTCTATGACGACGTCATCCTTGTGCTGCGCGGCCTCAGCCTCGACGTGCCCAAGGGCGCTATCGTGGCGCTGCTCGGGGCCAACGGCGCCGGCAAATCGACGACGCTGAAGGCGATCTCGGGGCTGCTCAAGACCGAGGACGGCGAGGTTACGCGCGGCGAGATCCTGTTCGATGGCGACCGCATCAACGGCATCGACCCCGACAAGATCGTGCGCCGCGGCATCTTCCAGGTGATGGAGGGCCGACGCATCGTCGCCGACATGACCTCGCTGGAGAACCTCAGGCTCGGCGCCTTCACCCGCCGGGACCGCGAGGTCGATGCCGATCTCGACATGGTCTTCAACTACTTCCCGCGCCTGAAGGAGCGCACCGGCCTTGCCGGTTATCTCTCGGGCGGCGAGCAGCAGATGCTAGCGATCGGCCGCGCGCTCATGGCGCGCCCGAAGATGATCCTGATGGACGAGCCCTCCATGGGTCTGTCGCCGCTGCTGGTGAAAGAGGTGTTCTCGATCATCCAGAAGATCAATCGCGATCTCGGTGTCACCATTTTGCTGGTCGAGCAGAACGCACGCGCCGCGCTCTCGGTGGCGAGCCACGGCTATATCATGGAGCAAGGCAAGGTCGTGCTCGACGGCACCGCCGACGAACTGCGCGACAACGAGGACGTCAAGGAATTCTATCTCGGCGGCGCCGGCGACCAGCGCAAGAGCTTCAAGAACCTCAAGAGCTTCAAGCGGCGCAAGCGCTGGCTGTGA
- a CDS encoding AGE family epimerase/isomerase, protein MADEGSITADAADVVARLKRRIIDEALPLWSTVGWDHATGGFIDRLHRDGTADAAAPRRVFVQARQIWCYAKAAQMGWYPEGRAIALKGLEHMLARAKAPDGRPGYVHRLTPEGAVLDGRRDAYDHAFILFALASVYALDQDAQVRAEIDALLAFLDGHLRSPHGGVHEGLPVSLPRRQNPHMHLFEAMIACFEATHDLSFQNRAGEFFALFLANLYDKRKCVLSEYFEEDWSKIEPVSVEPGHQAEWVWLLKGFERITGCPTGQRRAELLATSVRYRDEATGCLIDEGDDAGNIRRSTRRLWPQTEIAKAWTAQAESGEAGAADEARAALTRLERHYLSHPVKGGWYDQFDRDGKSLVDTIPASSFYHVLCAVTEAEQVLG, encoded by the coding sequence ATGGCGGACGAAGGAAGCATTACGGCGGATGCGGCGGACGTCGTCGCGCGCCTGAAGCGGCGCATCATCGACGAGGCGCTGCCGCTGTGGTCGACGGTCGGCTGGGATCACGCCACCGGCGGTTTCATCGACCGGCTGCACCGCGACGGCACGGCGGACGCCGCCGCGCCGCGGCGCGTGTTCGTGCAGGCGCGCCAGATCTGGTGCTACGCCAAGGCCGCGCAGATGGGCTGGTACCCCGAGGGTCGCGCCATCGCGCTCAAGGGGCTGGAGCATATGCTGGCGAGAGCGAAGGCGCCCGACGGCCGCCCTGGCTACGTGCACCGGCTGACGCCGGAAGGGGCCGTGCTGGACGGCCGGCGCGACGCCTACGACCACGCGTTCATCCTGTTTGCGCTCGCGAGCGTCTATGCGCTCGACCAGGATGCCCAGGTTCGCGCCGAGATCGACGCGCTGCTCGCCTTCCTCGACGGCCATCTGCGCTCGCCGCATGGTGGCGTCCATGAAGGCCTTCCGGTCTCGCTGCCGCGCCGGCAGAACCCGCACATGCATCTGTTCGAGGCGATGATCGCCTGCTTCGAGGCGACGCACGATCTGTCGTTCCAGAACCGCGCCGGAGAATTCTTCGCGCTGTTCCTCGCCAACCTCTATGACAAGCGGAAGTGCGTGCTCAGCGAGTATTTCGAGGAGGACTGGTCGAAGATCGAGCCGGTCAGCGTCGAACCCGGTCACCAAGCGGAATGGGTGTGGCTTCTGAAGGGGTTTGAACGCATCACGGGATGCCCGACCGGACAGCGGCGCGCCGAACTGCTGGCAACCTCCGTGCGCTACCGCGACGAGGCCACGGGCTGTCTGATCGACGAGGGCGATGACGCCGGCAACATTCGGCGCAGCACGCGCCGGCTGTGGCCGCAGACCGAGATCGCGAAGGCGTGGACCGCGCAGGCCGAGTCCGGCGAGGCGGGCGCGGCGGATGAGGCGCGTGCGGCGCTGACGAGACTGGAACGACATTATCTCAGCCATCCCGTGAAGGGCGGCTGGTACGATCAGTTCGACCGCGACGGCAAATCGCTGGTCGACACCATTCCTGCGTCGTCGTTCTATCATGTTCTCTGCGCGGTCACGGAAGCGGAGCAGGTGCTGGGCTAG
- a CDS encoding carbamoyltransferase family protein, producing the protein MYVVGISSGIKHGHHDGAAVLLRDGELIAAAEEERFTLAKHARGELPRGAIGFCLKQAGITMREVDWICSPLKTYTNYAQRLTEYFKYQFGHSPKIELYDHHLCHAASSFYGSGFSEATVACFDFSGDSSAGLVAHARGNDFRVLTRFARHNSLGLYYGMLTQYLGYQMTNDEYKVMGLSSYGSPEYLDKFAKLLRPNGINYELDPELDKRRRDAGIFTSDFSTRQERIFTEKMEEILGPRRLRGQPLDQRLTNIAASGQKQLEVVTTEVIRSAIAETGCGDVCIAGGVGLNCKMNMEIAAEPSVKRLYVPPVPHDAGVALGAAMMKCAEAGHAIAPLTHAYWGPDYSNDTIRETLDKIGARFELLDDPVSRCVTDLTEQKTVGWFQGRMEYGPRALGNRSILADPRHAGMKDRINLTIKYREEFRPFCPSVLYERQAEYFEDTFDAPFMVVTFPVNEKVAETMPAVVHVDNTARIQSVHADSNPLYSRLIGEFAKATSLPVLINTSLNINEQPTVNAPLEALHTYFCSGLDVLYLGNYRLSKSS; encoded by the coding sequence ATGTATGTGGTCGGAATCAGTTCGGGGATCAAGCATGGGCACCACGACGGTGCGGCGGTGTTGCTGCGCGATGGCGAGTTGATCGCAGCCGCCGAGGAGGAGCGTTTCACCCTGGCGAAACATGCGCGCGGCGAGCTGCCGCGCGGCGCGATCGGGTTCTGCCTGAAGCAGGCCGGCATCACCATGCGCGAGGTTGACTGGATCTGCTCGCCGCTGAAGACCTACACGAACTACGCGCAGCGCCTCACCGAATATTTCAAATATCAGTTCGGCCACAGCCCGAAGATCGAGCTCTACGACCATCATCTCTGTCATGCCGCGAGCTCGTTCTACGGCTCCGGTTTTTCCGAGGCGACGGTGGCCTGCTTCGACTTCTCGGGGGATTCCAGCGCCGGCCTCGTCGCGCATGCGCGCGGCAACGATTTCCGCGTGCTGACGCGGTTCGCCCGCCACAACAGTCTCGGGCTCTATTACGGGATGCTGACCCAGTATCTCGGCTATCAGATGACCAACGACGAGTACAAGGTCATGGGCCTGTCGTCCTATGGCAGCCCGGAATATCTCGACAAGTTCGCGAAGCTGTTGCGCCCGAACGGCATCAACTACGAGCTCGATCCCGAGCTCGACAAGCGCCGGCGCGACGCGGGGATATTCACCAGCGATTTCTCGACACGGCAGGAACGCATCTTCACCGAGAAGATGGAGGAGATTTTGGGGCCGCGGCGGCTGCGCGGCCAGCCGCTCGACCAGCGCCTGACCAACATCGCCGCGAGCGGCCAGAAGCAGCTCGAGGTCGTCACCACCGAGGTGATCCGTTCGGCGATCGCCGAGACGGGCTGCGGCGACGTCTGCATCGCCGGCGGGGTCGGGCTGAACTGCAAGATGAACATGGAGATCGCGGCCGAGCCTTCTGTGAAGCGTCTCTATGTGCCGCCGGTCCCGCACGATGCCGGCGTAGCGCTCGGTGCGGCGATGATGAAATGCGCGGAGGCGGGCCACGCGATCGCGCCGCTGACCCACGCTTACTGGGGACCCGACTATTCCAACGACACGATCCGGGAGACGCTGGACAAGATCGGCGCCCGGTTCGAGCTGCTCGACGATCCCGTGTCGCGCTGCGTCACCGACTTGACGGAGCAGAAGACGGTCGGCTGGTTCCAGGGACGGATGGAGTACGGTCCGCGCGCGCTCGGCAACCGCTCGATCCTGGCCGATCCGCGCCATGCCGGCATGAAAGACCGCATCAATCTCACGATCAAATATCGCGAGGAGTTCCGCCCGTTCTGTCCGTCGGTGCTTTACGAGCGCCAGGCCGAGTATTTCGAGGACACGTTCGATGCGCCCTTCATGGTCGTGACTTTTCCAGTCAACGAGAAGGTCGCCGAGACCATGCCCGCGGTGGTCCATGTCGACAACACTGCGCGCATCCAGAGTGTTCATGCGGACAGCAATCCGCTCTACAGCCGCCTGATTGGCGAGTTCGCGAAGGCGACCTCGCTGCCGGTCCTCATCAACACCAGTCTCAACATCAATGAGCAGCCGACGGTGAACGCGCCGCTGGAGGCGTTGCACACCTATTTCTGCTCAGGTCTGGACGTGCTGTATCTCGGCAACTATCGGCTTTCGAAATCGAGCTGA
- a CDS encoding phenylacetate--CoA ligase family protein, with amino-acid sequence MTAHYDALETRDHGAREAELFSRLPEVLRGAMAAPAYAERLRGVDPASVRSREALAGLPVLRKSELPALHKASTPFGGFVAASPGSFARLFTSPGPIFEPEGRQADPWRGARALFAAGFRPDDIVLNTFSYHLTPGGFIFDASARALGCAVIPAGPGNLEQQFELIEAYRPVGYSGTPDFLKILLDAAAGSGRDVSSIKRALVSGAAFPPSLQAEIKGRGIDAYQAFGTADLGLLAFETESREGMVVNEDLILEIVKPGTGDPVAPGDVGEIVVTSLDPHHPLIRLALGDLTAALPGVSPCGRTNMRIKGWMGRADQTTKVKGMFVRPEQVAEIGKRHSALGRLRLVVTRQGETDAMTLRAETTAASEALREEIAGTLRAVTKLGGTVELVSPGVLPNDGKVIADER; translated from the coding sequence ATGACCGCCCATTACGATGCCCTCGAGACGCGCGATCACGGCGCGCGCGAGGCCGAGCTGTTTTCCCGCCTTCCGGAGGTGCTGCGTGGCGCCATGGCCGCGCCAGCCTATGCCGAGCGGCTGAGGGGCGTGGACCCCGCCTCGGTGAGGTCCAGAGAGGCGCTGGCGGGCCTGCCGGTGCTGCGCAAGTCGGAACTGCCGGCCCTGCACAAAGCCTCAACGCCCTTCGGCGGCTTCGTGGCGGCCTCGCCGGGGTCGTTCGCCCGCCTCTTCACCTCCCCTGGCCCCATTTTCGAGCCGGAAGGACGCCAGGCCGATCCCTGGCGCGGCGCTCGGGCGCTGTTCGCAGCCGGGTTCCGCCCCGACGACATCGTGCTCAACACCTTCAGCTACCACCTCACCCCCGGTGGCTTCATCTTCGATGCATCGGCACGCGCGCTTGGCTGCGCCGTGATTCCCGCGGGCCCCGGTAATCTTGAACAGCAGTTCGAGTTGATCGAAGCTTATCGCCCCGTCGGCTACAGCGGCACGCCGGATTTCCTGAAGATCCTGCTCGACGCCGCAGCCGGCTCGGGCCGCGACGTCTCCTCGATCAAGCGCGCGCTGGTGTCGGGTGCGGCGTTCCCGCCCTCGCTCCAGGCCGAGATCAAGGGGCGCGGCATCGACGCCTACCAGGCCTTCGGCACCGCCGATCTCGGCCTCCTCGCCTTCGAGACCGAGTCCCGCGAGGGCATGGTCGTCAACGAGGACCTCATCCTGGAGATCGTCAAGCCCGGCACCGGCGATCCCGTTGCGCCGGGCGACGTCGGCGAGATCGTCGTCACCTCGCTCGACCCGCACCATCCCTTGATCCGGCTCGCGCTCGGCGACCTCACCGCCGCCCTGCCGGGAGTAAGCCCCTGCGGGCGCACCAACATGCGCATCAAGGGCTGGATGGGCCGTGCCGACCAGACCACGAAGGTGAAGGGCATGTTCGTCCGGCCCGAGCAGGTCGCCGAGATCGGCAAGCGCCATTCCGCACTCGGAAGGCTACGCCTCGTCGTCACGCGCCAAGGCGAGACCGACGCGATGACGTTGAGAGCGGAAACGACGGCCGCGAGCGAAGCACTGCGCGAGGAGATCGCCGGCACCTTGCGTGCCGTGACGAAGCTCGGCGGCACCGTCGAGCTGGTCAGTCCCGGCGTGCTGCCCAACGACGGAAAGGTGATCGCGGACGAGCGATAG
- a CDS encoding class I SAM-dependent methyltransferase, with protein MHWQAKARAFTVLSAIPFGEGLHYALQRYVTRRLPRPEKQIRSIHTFAQQLLRTYSEYGIRPLQASTFFEFGAGRDLIIPLAFSAHGVKRFITVDIERLSKLDLIRSNAAIISKASGTDRPRIASWDDLDRFWNIEYRAPADARATGLPANSIDCAVSVETLEHIPKADIAAILKELRRILRPDGVALMQIDYGDHFKGFDPAISSFNFLTYSDEEWYPFQSRFQYVNRLRHSEYLQLFKDAGFEILSDRPDCRSPEPAIMARLAPQFRQFSERDLFTLGSLIVARPVDQGKDAERTRANG; from the coding sequence GTGCACTGGCAAGCAAAGGCGCGCGCGTTCACCGTGCTCTCGGCCATTCCGTTCGGGGAAGGTCTGCACTACGCTTTGCAACGCTACGTCACGCGTCGGTTGCCACGTCCGGAAAAGCAAATCAGGTCGATCCACACATTTGCCCAGCAGCTGCTCCGCACATACTCCGAATACGGCATTCGGCCGCTGCAGGCATCGACGTTCTTCGAATTCGGCGCCGGCCGCGATCTGATCATTCCGCTCGCTTTCAGCGCCCATGGCGTCAAACGCTTCATCACCGTCGACATCGAGCGGCTGTCCAAGCTCGACCTGATCCGCTCCAACGCCGCCATCATTTCCAAAGCGAGTGGCACCGATCGTCCCAGGATAGCCTCATGGGACGATCTCGACCGGTTTTGGAATATCGAGTACCGCGCGCCCGCCGATGCCCGCGCAACGGGCCTGCCAGCTAACTCCATCGACTGCGCGGTCTCGGTCGAAACGCTCGAACACATTCCGAAGGCCGACATTGCGGCCATCCTCAAGGAACTGCGACGCATCCTCCGTCCGGACGGCGTGGCTCTGATGCAGATCGATTACGGCGATCATTTCAAGGGATTCGATCCGGCCATCAGCTCATTCAACTTCCTGACGTACTCCGACGAGGAATGGTACCCATTTCAATCGCGCTTCCAGTACGTCAACCGCCTGCGCCACAGCGAGTACCTGCAGCTCTTCAAGGACGCCGGTTTTGAGATATTAAGTGACCGGCCGGATTGCAGGTCGCCTGAGCCCGCGATCATGGCGCGCCTGGCACCCCAATTCCGCCAGTTTTCGGAACGGGATTTGTTTACGCTTGGCTCATTGATCGTGGCCAGACCGGTAGATCAGGGCAAAGACGCTGAGAGGACCAGAGCGAATGGCTGA
- a CDS encoding N-acetylneuraminate synthase family protein gives MADVPVRIGDRLLGDGKPCYVIAEVGNNHNGDFDRAIALVDAAIVAGADCAKFQMRKLEEVYRASSLSGKDDDLAVEYTLDLLRRFELTTEQHKKIADYCASKGIEYLCTPWDVKSVAVLEGFGTNAYKVASADLTNLPLLAKLVTTGKTLIVSTGMSTTEEIKTAASFLDERKANYVLLHCQSTYPAALHNIHLRFMETLREIHPLVGYSGHERGIAVSMAAVALGAIVIERHITLDRTMEGPDHAASLEPEEFKALVSGIREIEAARGEKLAERVLSQGELINRENLAKSLVAARDLVPGTVISESDIAVKSPGQGLSPLKMPELLGRELKRTMAADDYFFQSDLDEGIAAARRYRFDRPWGVPVRYYDIERFLEICEPDIIEFHLSYSDMERDPAAYLSGTYDLGFVVHAPELFAGSKLMDLATPDETLRRYSLEQTQTVINITRRLKKFFPKTKRPPIVANIGGFTMDAPLSAEEKAERYRIFAQSLKELDMDGVELTPQTMAPFPWHFGGQRHQNIFIFPEESAAFCAKHDLRMCVDISHTKLAANHFGFDFYQGLAQLGPHTAHLHFGDARGLDGEGVQIGEGEIDFGEVGRVLRKHAPTASFIPEIWQGHKNMGEGFWTALERLEGHV, from the coding sequence ATGGCTGATGTACCAGTTCGCATCGGCGACCGCCTTCTGGGAGACGGCAAGCCCTGCTACGTCATCGCCGAGGTCGGCAACAACCACAATGGCGACTTCGACCGCGCCATCGCGCTGGTCGATGCGGCGATCGTCGCCGGCGCAGATTGCGCCAAATTCCAGATGCGCAAGCTCGAGGAGGTCTATCGCGCCTCCTCCCTCTCGGGGAAGGACGACGACCTTGCGGTCGAGTATACGCTCGACTTGCTGCGCCGTTTCGAGCTCACGACCGAGCAGCACAAGAAGATTGCAGATTATTGTGCCTCGAAGGGCATTGAGTATCTCTGCACGCCCTGGGACGTGAAGAGCGTCGCGGTGCTCGAAGGTTTCGGCACGAACGCCTACAAGGTCGCGTCCGCGGATCTCACCAACCTCCCCCTGCTCGCCAAACTCGTCACGACCGGCAAGACATTGATCGTCTCGACCGGCATGAGCACGACCGAGGAGATCAAGACCGCCGCGAGCTTCCTCGACGAGCGCAAGGCGAATTACGTGCTCCTGCATTGCCAGAGCACCTATCCGGCCGCGCTCCACAATATCCATCTACGCTTCATGGAAACGCTGCGCGAGATTCATCCCCTGGTCGGCTATTCCGGTCACGAGCGCGGCATTGCCGTATCGATGGCCGCGGTGGCGCTCGGCGCCATCGTCATCGAGCGCCACATCACGCTCGACCGCACGATGGAAGGTCCCGACCACGCCGCGAGCCTGGAGCCGGAGGAATTCAAGGCGTTAGTCTCGGGCATCCGCGAGATCGAAGCGGCGCGCGGCGAGAAGCTGGCCGAACGCGTGTTGAGCCAAGGCGAATTGATCAACCGCGAGAACCTGGCGAAAAGCCTGGTGGCTGCGCGCGACCTTGTGCCCGGGACGGTGATCTCCGAAAGCGACATCGCGGTGAAGAGCCCGGGACAGGGCTTGTCGCCGCTGAAGATGCCGGAACTGCTCGGCCGGGAGCTGAAGCGGACGATGGCGGCCGACGACTATTTCTTCCAGAGCGACCTCGACGAAGGCATCGCAGCGGCGCGGCGCTATCGTTTTGACCGTCCCTGGGGCGTGCCGGTGCGCTATTACGACATCGAGCGCTTCCTGGAGATTTGCGAGCCCGACATCATCGAATTCCATCTCAGCTACAGCGACATGGAGCGCGATCCGGCCGCATATCTCTCCGGCACATACGATCTCGGTTTCGTCGTGCATGCGCCGGAGCTGTTTGCCGGCTCCAAGCTGATGGACCTCGCGACCCCCGACGAGACGCTGCGGCGCTATTCGCTCGAGCAGACGCAGACGGTGATCAACATCACGCGCAGGCTGAAGAAATTCTTCCCCAAGACCAAGCGGCCGCCGATCGTCGCCAATATCGGCGGCTTCACCATGGATGCGCCGCTGTCGGCGGAGGAGAAGGCCGAGCGTTACCGCATCTTCGCGCAGAGCCTGAAGGAGCTCGACATGGACGGCGTCGAGCTGACGCCGCAGACCATGGCACCGTTCCCCTGGCATTTTGGCGGCCAGCGGCACCAGAACATCTTCATCTTCCCGGAGGAGTCGGCCGCCTTCTGCGCCAAGCATGATTTGCGCATGTGCGTCGACATCTCGCACACGAAACTCGCTGCCAATCATTTCGGCTTCGACTTCTACCAAGGCCTCGCCCAGCTCGGCCCCCACACTGCGCATCTGCATTTCGGCGATGCCAGGGGGCTCGATGGCGAAGGCGTCCAGATTGGTGAGGGCGAGATCGACTTCGGCGAGGTCGGCCGGGTGCTGCGCAAGCATGCGCCGACGGCCTCGTTCATTCCGGAGATATGGCAGGGCCACAAGAACATGGGCGAGGGCTTCTGGACCGCACTCGAGCGTCTTGAGGGACATGTCTGA
- a CDS encoding ABC transporter substrate-binding protein: protein MTMKSLLSTASLAFAIAAFSAGAQAQIAIGHLADYSGGTSDVGTPYGQAVADTFAWVNKNGGVGGKQLNVDTNDYGYQVPRAIALYKKWSAPDGKVAAIMGWGTADTEALTGFLAQDKIPDMSGSYAAALTDPEGVSGKAKPAPYNFFYGPSYSDSLRAMLMWAAEDWKAKGKSGKPKFVHMGANHPYPNAPKAAGEAMAQELGFEVLPPLVFALAPGDYSAQCLSLKSSGANYAYLGNTAASNISVMKACKTAGVEVQFLGNVWGMDENAAKTAGDAANGVIFPLRTAVSWGGDAPGMKTVMEISKMSDPTGKVYRPVHYIAAVCSSLYMKEAIEWAAKNGGATGENVAKGFHQKKDWVPAGMEGVCNASTWTEKDHRGTLKVDLYRTKVSGATDGDLNDLMSKGTIKLEKVKTVELPRKPELLGW from the coding sequence ATGACGATGAAGTCCCTTTTGAGCACCGCGTCGCTCGCGTTCGCGATCGCCGCATTTTCGGCCGGCGCGCAGGCGCAGATCGCGATCGGACATCTCGCCGACTATTCCGGCGGCACCTCCGACGTCGGCACGCCCTATGGGCAGGCCGTCGCCGACACCTTCGCCTGGGTCAACAAGAACGGCGGCGTCGGCGGCAAGCAGCTCAACGTCGATACCAACGATTACGGCTATCAGGTGCCGCGCGCCATCGCGCTGTACAAGAAGTGGTCGGCGCCGGACGGCAAGGTCGCCGCGATCATGGGCTGGGGCACCGCGGACACCGAGGCGCTGACCGGCTTCCTCGCCCAGGACAAGATTCCGGACATGTCCGGCTCCTACGCCGCCGCCCTCACCGATCCCGAAGGCGTCAGCGGCAAGGCCAAGCCCGCACCCTACAATTTCTTCTACGGCCCGAGCTATTCGGATTCGCTGCGCGCGATGCTGATGTGGGCGGCCGAGGACTGGAAGGCCAAGGGCAAGTCCGGCAAGCCGAAATTCGTGCACATGGGCGCCAACCATCCTTACCCGAACGCGCCGAAGGCCGCCGGCGAAGCCATGGCACAGGAGCTCGGTTTCGAAGTGCTGCCACCGCTGGTGTTCGCGCTCGCGCCGGGTGACTACAGCGCGCAGTGCCTGAGCCTGAAATCCTCCGGTGCCAATTACGCCTATCTCGGCAACACCGCGGCCTCCAACATTTCAGTGATGAAGGCCTGCAAGACTGCCGGGGTCGAGGTCCAGTTCCTCGGCAATGTCTGGGGCATGGACGAGAACGCCGCCAAGACGGCTGGAGATGCCGCCAACGGTGTGATCTTCCCGCTGCGCACCGCGGTGAGCTGGGGCGGCGATGCACCCGGCATGAAGACGGTGATGGAAATCTCGAAGATGTCCGACCCCACCGGCAAGGTCTATCGCCCGGTACACTACATCGCCGCCGTCTGCTCGTCGCTCTACATGAAAGAGGCGATCGAGTGGGCCGCCAAGAACGGTGGCGCCACCGGCGAGAACGTTGCCAAGGGCTTCCACCAGAAGAAGGACTGGGTGCCGGCCGGGATGGAAGGCGTCTGCAATGCCTCGACCTGGACCGAGAAGGATCATCGCGGCACGCTGAAGGTCGATCTCTATCGCACCAAGGTCTCGGGCGCGACCGACGGCGACCTCAACGACCTCATGTCCAAGGGCACGATCAAGCTCGAGAAGGTCAAGACCGTCGAGTTGCCGCGCAAGCCCGAATTGCTGGGCTGGTGA
- a CDS encoding GHMP family kinase ATP-binding protein, whose translation MLDRTLVTIAETETIEEAFRHLNENKLGILFAQDANERIVGAVTDGDIRRCMLAGSTIHDRVATCINRNFVWAPAGAPREQILKLLDQRVHVVPILDAERRLVDVFSRELFNLSEESEVFARGRSPVRISFSGGGTDLTHYFVANDGGAVISATIKMYAHATLRRRSDPSIRIYSHDFRCTVEADNLAQLGTGGELALIKSVVRLIKPTYGFELEVSADFPVGSGLGGSAVVSSAIIGCFNEFRSDQWDRHEIAEMAFQAERLMLNIPGGWQDQYATVFGGFNHMEFFSDQNTIVPLRLDSSIIAELEESLVLCYAGSGRDSGAIHRDQKAQHETSDAVAAAAKQKEVTRLIRRHLLRGQLLECGRLIDEAWHAKRKLSSKISSDALDALYDFAKRHGAVGGKLLGAGGGGYFIFFVRPFERYQLIAALEQQGHTCSRIMFEESGLRTWKSRLPSSSRQNSAEAARPKDH comes from the coding sequence GTGCTCGACCGAACCCTCGTCACCATCGCCGAGACCGAGACCATTGAGGAAGCCTTCCGGCACCTCAATGAGAACAAGCTTGGTATTCTGTTCGCGCAGGACGCGAACGAACGGATCGTCGGCGCGGTAACGGACGGTGACATCCGCAGGTGCATGCTGGCCGGCAGCACGATTCACGATCGGGTTGCCACCTGCATCAATCGCAACTTCGTGTGGGCGCCCGCCGGAGCACCGCGCGAGCAGATCCTCAAGCTGCTCGACCAGCGTGTGCATGTGGTGCCGATTCTCGATGCCGAGAGACGTCTGGTCGACGTATTCAGCCGCGAGCTGTTCAACCTGTCGGAAGAGAGCGAGGTGTTCGCACGCGGCCGCTCGCCAGTGCGCATCAGCTTCTCCGGCGGCGGCACAGACCTCACGCATTACTTCGTTGCGAATGATGGCGGCGCGGTGATCAGTGCCACGATCAAGATGTACGCCCATGCAACGCTGCGGCGCCGGAGCGACCCCAGCATCCGGATCTATTCGCATGATTTCCGTTGCACCGTCGAGGCCGACAATCTCGCCCAGCTCGGAACGGGGGGAGAGCTCGCGCTGATCAAGTCGGTGGTGCGCCTGATCAAGCCGACTTACGGATTCGAGCTCGAAGTGTCCGCCGACTTTCCGGTCGGCTCGGGGCTCGGCGGCTCGGCAGTGGTCTCGTCGGCCATTATCGGCTGCTTCAACGAATTCCGCAGCGACCAGTGGGACCGTCACGAGATCGCGGAGATGGCTTTCCAGGCCGAACGGCTGATGCTCAACATCCCCGGCGGCTGGCAGGACCAGTACGCCACCGTGTTCGGCGGCTTCAACCACATGGAGTTCTTCTCCGACCAGAACACCATCGTGCCGCTTCGCCTCGACTCCAGCATCATCGCCGAGCTCGAGGAGAGCCTGGTGCTCTGCTACGCCGGCTCCGGCCGCGATTCCGGGGCCATCCACCGCGACCAGAAGGCACAGCATGAAACCAGTGACGCCGTCGCCGCGGCCGCCAAGCAGAAGGAAGTGACGCGCCTCATCCGGCGGCATCTGTTGCGCGGCCAGCTGCTGGAATGCGGCCGGCTGATCGACGAGGCCTGGCACGCCAAGCGGAAGCTGAGCTCGAAGATATCCTCGGACGCGCTCGATGCGCTCTACGATTTCGCCAAACGGCATGGCGCAGTCGGCGGCAAGCTGCTGGGCGCCGGCGGCGGCGGGTATTTTATCTTCTTCGTGCGCCCCTTCGAACGCTATCAGCTCATCGCCGCGCTGGAGCAGCAGGGGCATACCTGTTCCCGCATCATGTTTGAAGAGAGCGGGCTGCGGACGTGGAAGTCGCGCCTTCCTTCTTCGTCCAGACAGAACTCCGCCGAAGCCGCCCGTCCAAAGGACCATTGA